The Deltaproteobacteria bacterium genome contains the following window.
AGCTGGCCCGGAAGTGCGGGCTTTCGAGCGCCGTGAAGTCCCACTCGGCGTCGATCTCACGCCCGAGCCGCTCGACCAAGGCGTCGAGTTGCGGCCCGTGAGCGCCAGCGTCACGTGCATGTTGCAGACATTCGAGGGCGTGCGTCCGATCGTTCTCGTGCAAGTACGCTTCGCCGAGCGCGAGCCAGGTCGCGGCGTCCTTGGCCCCGTCGGCAACGGCGCGTTCAAGATCGGCGCGCGCTTCGCCGAACTCACCAGCCTGCAAGCGCGCCACTCCCATCGCCTGGCGAACGTCGCTGCGCTCACCGAGCGCGAGCGCCTCGCGCAGGGAGTTGAGCGCCTCGGCGGGGCGACCCGCGTCGAGCGCGCGGCGGCCGGCGTCCAGCAACACCGCTTGCAAATTCTGCCGCAGCACCGGTTGATCCGGCACGAGTCGCAACGCCTGGCGGAGGCGCTCTGCCGCCGACTCGAGCTCGCCGCGTTGCGCCATTTCGACCGCGGCCGCGTTGAGTTGCAGCGCCTCAGAGTCGGCGTGCAGTTGCGTCGCCGGTTGGTGCGGCGGCTCGATCGGTTGCAACGCGGCGGTGGTGAACGGCACGCCCAAGCGCGCCTCCGGACCAACTTGATTCGGTGGAGACGTTCGACGCAAGGCCAGCGCCGTGAAGACGAGTAGGATAGCCAGCAGAGCCAGCGCCCCCGTCCGCAGTGCGGTCGCAACCGGTGGCACCGGCGGGTCGATGACGGGGGGATTCGGCGCGTTGAACGGCACGACACGGATTTGCGCACCGAGGGATTCGAGACGCAGGCGCAATTGGTGGGCGCGCTGCGCCGACAATTGCGCGTACAAGCGCTGGGGTACCGGCGTGGTCCGATCGACTAGGGCGACATCCGGCAGCGTGGCGAGATACTCCAGCACCCGTTCGCGCGCGAGGTCGTTGCGATAGCCGAAGAGTACGAGATCACACTCGTCGCGCCCGTCCATCAGTCCACTCGTGCGCCCAACTCTAGCAGCGCTCTGCACCGCTCGCTACAACTCCCGCGACGGGTCGCCGGTCGGGCGAGCCGACGTCGTGCGCCGATGTCCGTTCCGACGAATCACGATTCACGAACACGATTCACGATCTCAGTGCATCACCTTGGGCATGTCGGTGGCTTCGTGAATCTCGCCGAAGGCACCTTCGTAGCGCCGGATGTTCTCTTCCAGCGCGCGCAGGATGCGCTTGGCGTGCTCGGGCGTGGTGATGACGCGCGAGCGGAGATTGGCCAGGGCGCCCTGCGGCGCGCGCTGCGGCTGCACGAACAGGAAGTCGAGAATGAACTCTTCCTTGCGATGGCTCACCATCATCAAGTTGGAGTACACGCCCAGCGCGTTGGCGGGGTCGATCTGAATTTGAATTTGTTGCTCGGGAACCGGCTTGATCTCATCGGCCATGACGAACCTCCGTTGTCGCGGGCGGCACGATCTCGTGCAGCCAGCGCGTACTGGCGCTCACCAACTCGTCGATCACCTCGGCGGGCGACCGCTTGAGCGCCTTGGGAAGATTGAATGAGTGGTCGCCGCCGTCAACGACGTGCAACGTCGCGCGCGGCAACGACCGCAAGGTATGTTTGAGCAAATCGAGCGAGCACAGCGCGTCGCGCGTACCGGCGAAGAACAACATCGGCGCCGTGATCGCGCTGAGATGCGCCACGCGCAGCTTGGTCGGCTGGCCGGCGGGATGGAGCGGATAGCCGAGCAACAACAGGCCGTGCACCGCTTCGCCTTGCGCTGCGAGGTGCGTCGCCATCCGCCCGCCCATCGACTTGCCGCCGATGATGAGCGCAGCCGGCGCCAACGTGGAATCATTGCGAACCGCGGCGAGCACCCGCCGATAACAGTCTTCCAGCACCGGTGCCGGATCGGGCGCGCGCCGGCCGCGCTCGGTGTACAGGAAGTTGAACTTGACGCTGAGGAATCCGCGCCCGGCCAGCCCTTCGTGCACTGCGCTGAGCAACGGATTGGTCATGTCGTTGCCGGCGCCGTGCGCGAGGATCACCGCGGTCCTGTGACCGGCCTCGAACTGATCGGGGTACGCGATGACGACGGACACCGCGCCGCGTTCGCCACAATCAACCTTGCGTGGTTCGATGCGCATGCGCGCCGCGGGCGAAGTCGCGACGGCTCAGCCGCCCTTGGCCGACACCAACGGCTCGGCGGCGCCGTCGAGCAGCGTGCGCATGCGAGCAGCGAGCTGCGGACCTTTACCGGCTGACTCGTGCTTGAAGTACACGTACGCGTCCTTCCACTGCCCCTCGACTGCCTGCATCCGGCGCGTCCACTCGGCGAGTTCGTCGTCGCTGTATTCGGGTTTGCGCAGGCGGAAGTAGCCGAAGTCGGCGGTGACTTCGAGCGGCGTGTTGCGGTCTTCGGTCTCCGCGACGCAGATCGCGACGCCGAAACGACGCAGGCATTCGTACACATCGTCGGCAAACCAACTCTGATTGCGGAACTCGAAGGCGGCGCGACAGCCCGGTGGCAGTTGGTGGAGAAAATCCTCCAAGCGCGACGTATCCTTCTTCAAGAACGGCGGTAACTGGAACAGCATGGCACCCAGCCGGTGTTTGAGCGCCTGCGCGACATCGCAGAAGTCGCTCACCGCGTCGGCGGCGTCACGCAGCCGTAGATCATGGGTGATCCGCCGCGGCGCCTTCAAAGTGAAGGCGAAATGCTCCGGCACTTCCTTACCCCAAGCCTGCAACACCCGCACAGTCGGCATCCGGTAGAAGGTGTAGTTGATCTCCACCGAGGTGAACCGCTCGGCATAGTAACGCAGCATCTGCTGCTCCGAGAGCCCGGCCGGATAAAACGGCCCCAGCCACTCCTTGTAGCTATACCCGGACGTGCCGACCCAAAACGTTGCCATCGGGGAGCCTCTATCACGCCGTTCAGCGAGAGAACAACCGAGTCGACTGGGTGTGCCGTTGGTGATTTGCGGTGGTGAATCGTGCCGCGGTCTTCACCAGCACGATTCACGATTCACGACTCACGACTAAACAATCCGGCCCGGCCGCGCGGCAGTGTAGGCGCCGTGCTCGACGACGACCTGACCGTTGACGACGACCTGATCGATACCCACCGCGCTGCGGACGTAGCGATTGGCGTCGCCGGGAAAGTCATGGACGAAGACTTCCTCGCCGCGGTCGATTGTCGCCTGGTCAAACACCACCAGATCGGCCGCGTAACCCGCCTGCAGCAGGCCACGGTTGGCAATACCCCACGCCTGCGCGGGTTCGAAGGTGAGGCGATGGACGGCACGTTCCAGAGTGAAGTCCCCGCGCTCGCGCACGAAGCGAGCCAGCAAGTATGCGGTGTCGCCGGCGCCGCAGAACTGCGAGATGTGCGCGCCCGCATCAGACGCGCCGATCAACACGCGGGGGTGATCGAGAATCTGCGCGACGATGGTCGGGTCGGCGTGGATCGCGCCGCGGATCTGGAATTCCGTGCGCAGTCCGTCCTTGATCGCGATGTCGAGCACCGCTTCGCTGAGTTGCACGCCGCGCTCTTCGGCGATCTCCGCCAAGCGCCGGCCACGCAGCGGCGCGTTCTCAGCACAGAACGTTTCGCCAATGGTGGTGAACATCCACAGGCCGAAGAGGAACATCCCCTGCTGGACGAGTTCTTCGCGCTTCGACGGATCGGCAAAGGCGGCGAGGCGTTCGCGCAACGGCAACTTCATCAGCGCGTTCCACGCCGGCAAGCCGAAGAGTAGGAAGGAAGTCTCGGACAGGCGCATGTTGAGATCGAACGTGCGCGGCATCGACTGGCCGTAGACGCGCGCCCCGCGCACCTGCTGCTCTTCCAGCTTCGCGATCGAGTCCTTCCACAAGTCGGGGCTCTGCGGACTGAAGACGATCGGCGCCAGCGTACACATGATGCCGCTGGCGAGCGAAATCTCGCCCAGCTCTTCGATGCAGCGCAGTTGCTCGGCCGGGTCGTAGAAGACCGGCACCGTTTGCATCACGCCGCGGCCGGCCTCGGCCATCGCTT
Protein-coding sequences here:
- a CDS encoding tetratricopeptide repeat protein, which produces MDGRDECDLVLFGYRNDLARERVLEYLATLPDVALVDRTTPVPQRLYAQLSAQRAHQLRLRLESLGAQIRVVPFNAPNPPVIDPPVPPVATALRTGALALLAILLVFTALALRRTSPPNQVGPEARLGVPFTTAALQPIEPPHQPATQLHADSEALQLNAAAVEMAQRGELESAAERLRQALRLVPDQPVLRQNLQAVLLDAGRRALDAGRPAEALNSLREALALGERSDVRQAMGVARLQAGEFGEARADLERAVADGAKDAATWLALGEAYLHENDRTHALECLQHARDAGAHGPQLDALVERLGREIDAEWDFTALESPHFRASFADGENRRAAQLVLEGLEDARRAVGSKFGALPDGRAEVVLYAAQDFHAVTQTPDWAGGAYDGRIKVPVRGLDADDAALARLLRHEYMHHAAAELSHNRCPVWLSEGLAVWAEEEQDGERRTWAEDALHGAALFHLRDLVGPLTSLPPQRALVAYAQSYLAVRELIDRYGARKLPQLVGELSRQPLPAAFAAVYPGELADFEERWLRSLNS
- a CDS encoding dienelactone hydrolase family protein, producing the protein MRIEPRKVDCGERGAVSVVIAYPDQFEAGHRTAVILAHGAGNDMTNPLLSAVHEGLAGRGFLSVKFNFLYTERGRRAPDPAPVLEDCYRRVLAAVRNDSTLAPAALIIGGKSMGGRMATHLAAQGEAVHGLLLLGYPLHPAGQPTKLRVAHLSAITAPMLFFAGTRDALCSLDLLKHTLRSLPRATLHVVDGGDHSFNLPKALKRSPAEVIDELVSASTRWLHEIVPPATTEVRHGR
- a CDS encoding DUF72 domain-containing protein, coding for MATFWVGTSGYSYKEWLGPFYPAGLSEQQMLRYYAERFTSVEINYTFYRMPTVRVLQAWGKEVPEHFAFTLKAPRRITHDLRLRDAADAVSDFCDVAQALKHRLGAMLFQLPPFLKKDTSRLEDFLHQLPPGCRAAFEFRNQSWFADDVYECLRRFGVAICVAETEDRNTPLEVTADFGYFRLRKPEYSDDELAEWTRRMQAVEGQWKDAYVYFKHESAGKGPQLAARMRTLLDGAAEPLVSAKGG
- a CDS encoding DUF3467 domain-containing protein yields the protein MADEIKPVPEQQIQIQIDPANALGVYSNLMMVSHRKEEFILDFLFVQPQRAPQGALANLRSRVITTPEHAKRILRALEENIRRYEGAFGEIHEATDMPKVMH
- a CDS encoding amidohydrolase family protein, which translates into the protein MSLDLVIKNARIVDGSGKPSFVGDVAVAGDRIVSVGPSAGAAARTIDATGKVVAPGFLDIHTHYDPQICWDRLATPSLLHGVTTVVLGNCSLSLAPVHKGKSRKLAMMFKQIEDIPLATFDAGVPWTWETFAEYLDTIRPNLGINVSTLVGHSALRLYVMGDAAQERTATDDELREMCRVLKEAIAAGAGGLSTSYVDIDEDMRPVPSRFADTRERIALAQAMAEAGRGVMQTVPVFYDPAEQLRCIEELGEISLASGIMCTLAPIVFSPQSPDLWKDSIAKLEEQQVRGARVYGQSMPRTFDLNMRLSETSFLLFGLPAWNALMKLPLRERLAAFADPSKREELVQQGMFLFGLWMFTTIGETFCAENAPLRGRRLAEIAEERGVQLSEAVLDIAIKDGLRTEFQIRGAIHADPTIVAQILDHPRVLIGASDAGAHISQFCGAGDTAYLLARFVRERGDFTLERAVHRLTFEPAQAWGIANRGLLQAGYAADLVVFDQATIDRGEEVFVHDFPGDANRYVRSAVGIDQVVVNGQVVVEHGAYTAARPGRIV